AACGGTTCTAGCGGAAGCACTTTTCAGGCCACTTCTTTTACTGGATTTACAGCAACAGAACCAGCAGATATTATTTCAGATGTTGCTTTATTTTATGACATCTATGCTCCTGGAGACAAAAGAAGAGACGTTAGCTACGCCAAGCAATTGCTTAATCCGACAACGGGAACGCTTTATACTTTTCCAAAACCAATTTTCAAAAAATATCTGGATTTAACCAATCTGGCAACACCTGCAAACGTATCAATCAACTTTCCTGTGATTCGTTATGCCGACATCCTTCTGTCTCTAGCGGAAGCGATAAACGAACAAAGCGGCCCAACAGCAGAAACTTACGAATTGATCAATCAAATTCGCAGAAGAGCCTTCGGAAAAGCCATCACAACACCAGATGCAACGGTAGATTTAAGTGGATTAAATCAAACGACTTTTAGAGCAGCGATTCAGGAAGAACGTAAAAAAGAATTTGTTCAGGAAGGGCAAAGATGGTTCGATTTAGTGCGCTGGGGAACTTTGGTTACAGAAGTAAAAAAAGTAACTGCTAAAAACTCGGTTTCAGAACGAAATAACCTTTATCCAATTCCGCAGAGTGAAAGAAATATCAATCCGGATGGGTTACCACAAAATCCTGGATATTAAAAGTTTTAAACACATAGAGACATAGATTTTTAATTATTAATGAAGAAAGTAAAAGAGAAACTCGTTTCTCCACACATAGTTGCTCTGTAAATTGAAATAAGTGAAACGCCTTATATCGATTCTAAAAACTATGATTCTATGCGTTTAAAAAAGATTGAAGATTAGAAAACCTTATAACTAAAAAACTATAAAATCATGAAAAATTTAAAAAATAACCTTTTAATCAAAAGTCCTAAAAAGGGACTTTTGATTACTGCAATACTGGTTGCACAATTAGGATTTGCACAAGACACACAAGAGTTTAAAGGAACTATAGGAAAAACATTGGCAGACTCAAAAGAATATTGGCCTGAGCCTGTAACCGCTCCAAAGGGCGCTCCAAATGTGGTTTGGATTTTGTTGGATGATGTTGGATTTGGTGCGGCAAGTGCTTTTGGAGGTTTAATCAACACTCCTACTTTTGATAATCTGGCAAACAATGGTTTACGTTATACCAATTTCCATACAACAGCAATCTGTGCTCCTACCCGTGCGGCATTATTAACTGGAAGAAATTCAGGAAGAGTACACGTAAGCGGTTTTTCACACACTATTTTATCAGCAGGTTTTCCAGGTTGGGACGGAAGAATTCCTTCTGATAAAGGAACTATTGCGGAGATTCTTCGTGCAAACGGATACAATACTTTTGCGGTTGGAAAATATGGTATTACACCAGACGAAGAAGCATCCGATGCTGGCCCGTTTGACAGATGGCCGACTGGAAAAGGTTTCGATCATTTCTACGGATTCTTAGGTTCGCAGACTGATCAATACAATCCTGATTTAGTAGAAGACCAAGTTCATATAAAACCTGATGGACGCCATTTAAATGAATTAATTACCGACAAAGCCATCAGCTATATTCAGAAACAGCAGAAAGCCGCGCCTGGAAAACCATTTTTCTTATACTATGCGCCGGGAGCAGTTCATGCACCTCATCAGGTTGCCGAAAAATGGGTGGAGCCTTACAAAGGAAAATTTGACGAAGGCTGGGATGTTTACCGCGAAAAAGTTTTGGCTAACCAAAAGAAATTAGGAACTGTTCCTGCAAATGCTGTTTTACCAGAACGTAACGCCCTTATTACTGAATGGAAAAAATTGACTCCAGACCAAAAGAAAGTATATGCAAGATTCATGGAAGTTTATGCTGGATTCCTGACTTATACCGATTATGAAATCGGAAGAGTGGTGAATTACCTAAAAGAAAGCGGTCAATTGGACAATACTTTAATTTTTGTTGCTATTGGAGATAACGGAGCCAGTAAAGAAGGAACTCTGCAGGGAACAATCAATCAGAGCCTATTTTCTCAAGGGAAAACAGATGAAGAAAACTTCCAAAGCAATTTGAATAACATCGGTGAAATTGGAACGGCGAAAGGTTTAAACACGAACTATCCTTTGGGTTGGGCACAAGCTACAAATGTTCCTTTTAAAAACTGGAAACAAGATGCACATTCTGAAGGAGGAACGCGTAACCCTTTGATTGTCTTTTATCCAAACGGAATTAAAGATAAAGGTGGCATCAGAAATCAATACAGCCACGTGACTGATTTGCTTCCAACAACTTTAGCCATTACTGGAATTAAAGCTCCAGAATATATCAAAGGAATTAAACAGGATATTATTCAAGGCTCTTCATTCCAAGCTTCTTTAGACAATCCAAAAGCAGAATCACTTCATAAAATTCAATATTACTACATCTTTGGAAACAGAGCAATTTACAAAGATGGATGGAAAGCTTCTGCCGCACATTTACCAGATTCATTTGCTGTAAAAAAATCTTTAGGAAGCAATGAAAAACCTGCACCAAGCAATTTCGATACCGACGTTTGGGAATTATATAATCTAAATGAAGACTTCAACGAACGTAATAATCTAGCGAAAAAATATCCAGAAAAGCTAGCTGAACTTCAAAAATTATTTGACGAACAAGCCAAAGAAAACAATGTTTACCCATTGATTGACTGGCAGGATGTGTACAACAGAAGAATTCACAACACTGGAGCAGATAAAGGAAAAACAGTTTCTGATTTAATCAAACAGGCCACTAAACCTGGAGGAACCAATAACTAGTAATTACACAACCTGCAAGGTTTCTAAAACCTTGTAGGTTTAAATTATAAAAACTAAAAAAAACATACCTACAAGGTTTTGGAAACCTTGCAGGAAATAAAATATAAAGATTATGAAACGAGTAGATTATGAAATTATCGGAAAAAAGATTGTCGTGGGGATAATCTTGTTTTTAGTGCCGTTGGCCATTCTCGCTGGCGGATTAACCTTAATTAATCAATTTTTAAAATAAGAAATCATGGCAATAGTTCAAAAAGAAAAATTAGTAAGAGACTTAACGATAAGTTTTTTCATTTATTCATTGCCTGTTGTGGCAATTTACCTTTATTTTAAACTGACTGGCGGTGCTGTAAGCGAATCGCACTTAACATTACCTCCATTCTTAGAATTTGCGCAGCCTGTTTTTGCTAATATCAGAACTTGGGGACTAACGGTATTTATGATTGTTTTAGGAATAATCGAATTCGCAGCGGGTTTATACGATGACGAATGGACAGGCGAAGAACGTAAAATTGATATTGTTTGTTTCTTAGCACCAAAATTATTGTTACCACCCGTAATTGCTTTTTTCAGCTTAACTGCTTTGCCGTATTTATTACCAAACGCTGCAAATGCATTATCTTGGGTTCCGTTTTGGGGAGGTTTTTTCCTAATTGCAATTGCCGATGATTTAACGCAGTATTGGTATCACAGATTGCATCATCAGGTTCCGTTTTTATGGCGTTTCCACAGAACACATCATTCGGCTCCTTATATGGGAATGGCGATGGCTTCGAGACAAAACTTTATTTATACGGTTTTCTTTTCTCAAATTTATTTGACTGCAACTTTAACTTATTTAGGTTTAGGGCTTCCGGCTTTATTTGTTTTGGTAATCAAAAGTGTCATCACTTTAGGCGCACACTCAAGTATTCCTTGGGATAAACCTTTCTACAAATACAAAGTATTACATCCAATTGCATGGGTTTTAGAAAGACTGATTTCTACACCTGCAACACATCACGCACACCACGCCGATACAAGCGGAGACGGTGTTGGACATTTTAAAGGAAACTTCGGAAACATGTTTTTTATTTGGGATGTCATTTTTGGAACAGGATTAATTACACGTCAATACCCAAAATCATTCGGAACAAAATCATACAAACAAGAAGAATGGTACGCGCAGTTTCTTTGGCCGATTTTTAAATCTAAAAAAGAAGGAAGTTCCCTTGCTGAAGGTGTATTATCACTTCCATCAAAACCAAAAGCAGTTATAGAAGAAACTCCTGCACCAGTTTTAGAACAAGTATAATATTTCCGGATATGAAAAATCAAATCTTAAAAACCAGCTTAACAGCAATTGCCTTTTTATGGGCGATTGCTGTCTTTTCGCAAAATGAAAACCATAATTCATTATCTTTAGATTCCTTTTATTCTAAAATAAAAAGTCAAAAGAATCCACAGATTGTCGATGCGAGAACTTCGGAAGAATTTGCTCTAAATCATATTGAAGGCGCAGTAAATTTTAATCTTCAATCTGAAAATTACGAACAGCATATTGCTAAACTAGACAAATCAAAACCTGTTTTTATTTATTCCATCGGAGCTGGCAGAAGCGTTGCTTTAGAAAAAGAATTATTAAAAACTGGATTTACTGAAGCCTACAGTCTAGAAGGCGGGATTGCCAATTGGATTGGAAATGGAAAACCTTTTTATTCTAATCTGAAAAGCAAATTGTCTTTAGCAGAATTCAATAAAATTATTGCTTCGAATAAAAACGTTTTGGTTGATATTGGTTCCAAATATTGCGGCCCATGTAAAAAAGTAAAACCTATTCTAGAAACTATTAGAACAGAATACGGTTCAAATTTAAAAATTGTAGAAATTGAACTGGAAGACAGTCCACAGGTTATTGCTGATTTAAAAACAGTAAAAGTTTTTCCGACTTTAATTCTATATGAAAACGGAAAAATTATTTTTAAGAAGGAAGGGATTAGTGATTTGAAAAACGAGGTTGATATTGCCTTGGCTTCGAAAT
This portion of the Flavobacterium panacagri genome encodes:
- a CDS encoding arylsulfatase, translated to MKNLKNNLLIKSPKKGLLITAILVAQLGFAQDTQEFKGTIGKTLADSKEYWPEPVTAPKGAPNVVWILLDDVGFGAASAFGGLINTPTFDNLANNGLRYTNFHTTAICAPTRAALLTGRNSGRVHVSGFSHTILSAGFPGWDGRIPSDKGTIAEILRANGYNTFAVGKYGITPDEEASDAGPFDRWPTGKGFDHFYGFLGSQTDQYNPDLVEDQVHIKPDGRHLNELITDKAISYIQKQQKAAPGKPFFLYYAPGAVHAPHQVAEKWVEPYKGKFDEGWDVYREKVLANQKKLGTVPANAVLPERNALITEWKKLTPDQKKVYARFMEVYAGFLTYTDYEIGRVVNYLKESGQLDNTLIFVAIGDNGASKEGTLQGTINQSLFSQGKTDEENFQSNLNNIGEIGTAKGLNTNYPLGWAQATNVPFKNWKQDAHSEGGTRNPLIVFYPNGIKDKGGIRNQYSHVTDLLPTTLAITGIKAPEYIKGIKQDIIQGSSFQASLDNPKAESLHKIQYYYIFGNRAIYKDGWKASAAHLPDSFAVKKSLGSNEKPAPSNFDTDVWELYNLNEDFNERNNLAKKYPEKLAELQKLFDEQAKENNVYPLIDWQDVYNRRIHNTGADKGKTVSDLIKQATKPGGTNN
- a CDS encoding sterol desaturase family protein, with the protein product MAIVQKEKLVRDLTISFFIYSLPVVAIYLYFKLTGGAVSESHLTLPPFLEFAQPVFANIRTWGLTVFMIVLGIIEFAAGLYDDEWTGEERKIDIVCFLAPKLLLPPVIAFFSLTALPYLLPNAANALSWVPFWGGFFLIAIADDLTQYWYHRLHHQVPFLWRFHRTHHSAPYMGMAMASRQNFIYTVFFSQIYLTATLTYLGLGLPALFVLVIKSVITLGAHSSIPWDKPFYKYKVLHPIAWVLERLISTPATHHAHHADTSGDGVGHFKGNFGNMFFIWDVIFGTGLITRQYPKSFGTKSYKQEEWYAQFLWPIFKSKKEGSSLAEGVLSLPSKPKAVIEETPAPVLEQV
- a CDS encoding thioredoxin domain-containing protein: MKNQILKTSLTAIAFLWAIAVFSQNENHNSLSLDSFYSKIKSQKNPQIVDARTSEEFALNHIEGAVNFNLQSENYEQHIAKLDKSKPVFIYSIGAGRSVALEKELLKTGFTEAYSLEGGIANWIGNGKPFYSNLKSKLSLAEFNKIIASNKNVLVDIGSKYCGPCKKVKPILETIRTEYGSNLKIVEIELEDSPQVIADLKTVKVFPTLILYENGKIIFKKEGISDLKNEVDIALASK